From the genome of Gloeomargarita sp. SRBZ-1_bins_9, one region includes:
- the sixA gene encoding phosphohistidine phosphatase SixA encodes MKLYLIRHGIAQEPEPDQPDSQRVLTKEGYKKTRAVAQRLVELGVQVDVILTSPYLRASQTAVICHEAGMGPMPVVHEALQPDGDWHQWLTWWQEWLDQGGGPVALVGHQPDLGHWAERLVWGEARDKLVLKKAGVVLLELPDQGSPVGQAQLLWLLPPKVLVD; translated from the coding sequence ATGAAACTCTACCTGATTCGTCACGGGATTGCCCAGGAGCCGGAGCCAGACCAGCCCGACAGTCAGCGGGTCTTAACCAAGGAAGGTTACAAGAAAACGCGGGCGGTGGCCCAACGGCTAGTGGAGTTAGGGGTGCAGGTGGACGTGATTTTGACGAGTCCCTACCTGCGGGCCAGTCAGACGGCAGTGATTTGTCACGAAGCGGGCATGGGGCCGATGCCGGTGGTCCACGAAGCCCTGCAGCCGGATGGGGATTGGCACCAATGGTTGACCTGGTGGCAGGAATGGTTGGACCAGGGGGGAGGGCCGGTAGCGCTGGTGGGACATCAGCCGGATTTAGGACACTGGGCCGAGCGGTTGGTCTGGGGGGAAGCACGGGACAAGCTGGTGTTGAAAAAAGCGGGTGTGGTCCTGCTGGAGTTGCCAGATCAGGGGTCGCCGGTGGGGCAAGCGCAACTGCTGTGGTTGCTGCCCCCCAAGGTGTTAGTAGATTAA